From one Thalassospira lucentensis genomic stretch:
- a CDS encoding SIS domain-containing protein — MSFSATYMEEAAKICGLVNPEAMERLADDLLALRERGGRLFVLGVGGSAANCSHAVNDFRKLCGIETYAPTDNVSELTARTNDEGWETVFSAWMEISKANEKDAVLVFSVGGGNAERQVSMNIVKGLQWAKEHGLKIFGIVSRDGGYTAEVGDNVIVVPVVHPDRVTPHAEAFQAVIWHGMVSHPKLQIKATKW, encoded by the coding sequence ATGTCGTTTTCTGCAACATACATGGAAGAAGCTGCAAAGATTTGTGGGCTGGTCAACCCTGAGGCAATGGAAAGGCTTGCAGATGATCTTCTTGCCTTAAGAGAAAGGGGCGGGAGACTGTTCGTGCTTGGGGTTGGGGGCAGCGCCGCGAACTGTTCTCATGCGGTTAACGACTTTCGAAAGCTTTGTGGTATCGAGACATATGCTCCCACAGACAATGTTTCGGAGTTGACTGCGCGCACCAATGATGAAGGTTGGGAGACGGTTTTCTCAGCGTGGATGGAAATTAGTAAGGCAAATGAGAAAGATGCAGTGCTGGTGTTCTCCGTCGGAGGTGGAAATGCGGAACGGCAAGTGAGCATGAACATTGTTAAAGGGCTGCAGTGGGCGAAAGAACATGGCCTCAAAATTTTCGGTATTGTCAGTCGTGACGGGGGATATACGGCGGAAGTTGGTGACAACGTAATTGTCGTGCCTGTTGTGCATCCGGACCGAGTAACTCCTCATGCCGAAGCGTTCCAAGCCGTAATTTGGCACGGGATGGTTTCTCATCCGAAGCTGCAGATCAAAGCCACGAAGTGGTAG
- a CDS encoding NUDIX domain-containing protein, with product MQHSSKGSFDNFLHSKTELRPGNAVGLIIQSDDGKYLLQHRDDKAEIFFPNHWCMFGGGIDHKESPTDAAIRETQEELGIIISPDRLSYITTLWFDFSFENAREPYSRIFLAMAISNDEIQQLKLGEGQGMSFLTIEEALTRVQIAPYDAMALWMYHAKNRLTA from the coding sequence ATGCAACACTCCTCTAAAGGCTCGTTCGACAATTTCCTGCACAGCAAAACCGAGCTTCGGCCCGGGAATGCAGTAGGACTAATCATCCAATCGGACGATGGAAAATACCTACTGCAACATAGAGATGACAAAGCTGAGATTTTCTTCCCAAACCATTGGTGCATGTTTGGTGGCGGCATTGATCACAAAGAAAGCCCTACAGATGCAGCCATAAGGGAAACCCAAGAAGAGCTAGGCATCATTATTTCTCCGGACCGACTTTCGTACATCACTACACTCTGGTTTGACTTTTCATTTGAGAATGCTCGCGAACCATACAGCCGTATCTTTCTTGCCATGGCGATTTCCAATGACGAAATTCAACAACTCAAGCTTGGGGAAGGTCAAGGGATGAGCTTTCTGACTATCGAAGAAGCACTCACTCGTGTACAAATCGCGCCTTACGATGCAATGGCTCTTTGGATGTACCACGCAAAGAACCGCTTAACTGCGTGA
- a CDS encoding oligosaccharide flippase family protein — protein MKIPNRPTIRLKRALNIVRHANGSGQLQQTAIALGCSIFATVAGFLVQWLSARVLSPTDFGIYSIGLSLIGIGTIFALCGADTSMLQFSSRYRADQASTASNTLFLTLLKWCTGTSIVTIIVVYITGTTSMQMASGITLLVGACIGTITMTLLLQCRLRGIGAMTYSLLPESVVRPGLSLATLTLTYTIGTSLGASDLFLIILISSSVALMLSAYWTTQHNKTTQSSKQKIETDLKIEKKSWIRNNITFLSISIGNALNTQVGVLIFGWMSLTVEAGIFGIIVRLSTLTVFVTAVINTVYSPKFVELHTKQEFKLLKAATLEAITLSSLYAVPVFILLIGFPELVLSFFGAHFSAGAGTLQLAATGYLIQALSSPLFTCLVLTGSQKIMAKFQYASILINIVATVLLAPLFGMESAAIGTILSQILIACVVTFLAAHRIRNKGALPEQPQKPPASPH, from the coding sequence ATGAAAATTCCTAATCGACCTACCATTCGGCTGAAACGAGCATTAAATATTGTACGCCACGCAAATGGCTCGGGACAATTGCAACAAACAGCGATTGCGCTTGGGTGTTCGATATTCGCAACTGTTGCCGGATTTCTTGTGCAGTGGTTAAGTGCGCGCGTTTTATCTCCGACGGATTTTGGAATTTACAGTATTGGCCTATCTCTCATTGGGATTGGGACGATTTTTGCGCTGTGTGGAGCAGACACTTCGATGCTTCAGTTCTCCTCAAGGTACAGAGCAGATCAAGCCAGCACAGCCAGCAATACCCTATTTCTTACGTTGCTTAAATGGTGCACGGGAACATCAATTGTCACCATCATAGTTGTATACATTACCGGCACCACATCAATGCAAATGGCGTCTGGCATTACGTTACTTGTTGGCGCCTGTATTGGCACCATCACTATGACACTCCTGCTCCAGTGCCGACTGCGTGGCATCGGAGCTATGACATACAGCCTTTTGCCGGAAAGCGTCGTGCGCCCCGGACTTTCCCTTGCCACACTTACATTGACATACACTATTGGAACATCTCTCGGAGCCAGCGACCTATTTCTTATAATTCTGATTTCAAGCTCAGTCGCGCTGATGTTATCGGCCTATTGGACCACACAGCACAACAAAACCACTCAATCATCCAAACAGAAAATAGAAACAGACCTGAAAATCGAAAAAAAATCTTGGATTAGAAACAACATTACATTTCTAAGCATATCAATTGGAAACGCACTCAACACACAAGTCGGTGTATTGATTTTTGGATGGATGAGTTTGACCGTTGAAGCTGGAATATTTGGAATTATAGTAAGACTTTCCACGCTAACGGTCTTTGTTACAGCAGTAATCAATACTGTATACTCCCCCAAGTTTGTTGAGTTACACACAAAGCAAGAATTCAAATTGCTCAAGGCTGCTACACTTGAGGCAATCACCCTCTCCTCCCTCTACGCAGTTCCAGTTTTTATTCTGCTTATTGGCTTTCCTGAACTCGTTCTTAGCTTTTTTGGCGCACATTTTTCAGCTGGAGCCGGAACACTTCAACTTGCAGCAACTGGATATCTTATCCAAGCACTTTCCAGCCCGTTATTCACATGCCTCGTGCTAACCGGCTCCCAAAAAATCATGGCAAAGTTTCAATATGCTTCGATATTGATAAATATCGTAGCAACAGTATTACTTGCACCGCTTTTCGGGATGGAGAGTGCGGCGATTGGAACAATACTCAGTCAAATATTAATTGCCTGCGTTGTCACATTCCTAGCAGCGCATCGAATCAGGAATAAGGGCGCCTTACCAGAGCAGCCTCAAAAACCGCCAGCGTCTCCTCACTGA
- the mntR gene encoding manganese-binding transcriptional regulator MntR: MGDPNARHPRHNKAEVFAQLRDAHAREVTEDYVEMIADLIEEEGEARSVALAERFGVTAATVNNTIKRLERDGFVTSRPYRSIFLTDRGKELAEKCRKRHEIVYNFLIALGVDPAIAEFDAEGIEHHVSEETLAVFEAALVRRPYS, encoded by the coding sequence ATGGGCGATCCAAATGCGCGTCATCCGCGACACAACAAGGCCGAAGTTTTCGCGCAATTGCGCGATGCCCATGCACGCGAAGTGACTGAAGATTACGTCGAAATGATCGCCGACCTGATTGAGGAAGAAGGTGAGGCAAGATCCGTCGCCCTTGCTGAACGATTTGGCGTAACAGCGGCGACGGTCAATAATACGATCAAGCGCCTAGAACGTGACGGCTTTGTCACATCACGCCCATACCGCTCGATTTTCCTCACCGATCGGGGTAAAGAACTCGCCGAGAAATGTCGCAAACGCCACGAGATCGTTTATAATTTTCTGATCGCACTGGGCGTCGATCCCGCTATAGCGGAATTTGATGCCGAAGGGATCGAGCACCATGTCAGTGAGGAGACGCTGGCGGTTTTTGAGGCTGCTCTGGTAAGGCGCCCTTATTCCTGA
- a CDS encoding metal ABC transporter solute-binding protein, Zn/Mn family, with the protein MSLRRITRNFGFALAAICSFVAASVTDASAKPIDVVATTSMIADAARQVAGDRAKVTALMGPGVDPHSYRQTRSDIAAMARADLVLWHGLYLEAQLEEFFLDLEKRRNVVAVGEAIDKSKLLSHAEYKGRYDPHVWMDPKLWETVVLAVRDALIKTDPEGEATYRANADKHIADIEKLITYMQSVTKTVPEKSRVLLTAHDAFNYFGRGYDFEVMGIQGISTESEAGLRRVEELVDTIVDRKIAAVFVESSVPERNVRALIEGAAARGQKVEIGGTLFSDAMGEPGTYEGTYIGMIDHNATLITRALGGDAPATGMQGKLAAGS; encoded by the coding sequence ATGTCGCTTCGCCGCATCACCCGGAATTTCGGTTTTGCCCTTGCTGCCATCTGTAGCTTTGTTGCCGCCTCAGTGACAGATGCGTCGGCCAAACCGATTGATGTTGTCGCCACAACTTCGATGATCGCGGATGCAGCTCGCCAGGTTGCAGGCGACCGCGCCAAGGTCACAGCCCTGATGGGTCCCGGGGTTGATCCACATTCCTATCGCCAGACACGCAGCGACATTGCCGCCATGGCACGCGCCGATCTGGTTTTGTGGCATGGCCTTTATCTTGAAGCACAGCTTGAGGAATTCTTCCTTGATCTGGAAAAGCGCCGCAATGTCGTTGCCGTCGGTGAAGCGATTGATAAATCGAAACTTCTGAGTCACGCCGAATATAAAGGTCGTTATGACCCGCATGTCTGGATGGATCCGAAATTGTGGGAGACCGTGGTTCTGGCCGTACGTGACGCGCTGATCAAGACTGATCCGGAGGGCGAGGCCACCTATCGCGCCAATGCCGACAAGCATATTGCCGATATCGAAAAGCTGATTACCTACATGCAATCGGTCACAAAAACCGTGCCGGAAAAAAGCCGCGTGCTTTTGACCGCGCATGACGCCTTCAACTATTTCGGCCGCGGTTATGATTTTGAGGTTATGGGCATTCAGGGCATTTCAACGGAATCCGAAGCCGGTCTGCGCCGGGTCGAGGAACTGGTCGACACCATTGTTGATCGCAAGATTGCCGCGGTCTTTGTTGAAAGTTCCGTGCCGGAGCGTAATGTACGTGCCCTGATAGAGGGTGCTGCCGCGCGCGGCCAGAAAGTTGAAATCGGCGGCACCCTGTTTTCCGATGCCATGGGAGAACCGGGAACCTATGAAGGCACCTATATCGGCATGATCGACCATAATGCGACCCTGATTACCCGTGCGCTTGGCGGCGATGCCCCGGCCACCGGAATGCAGGGCAAACTGGCCGCTGGCTCCTGA
- a CDS encoding metal ABC transporter ATP-binding protein — protein sequence MSNAELIAEAGKIVDVAAKDAPLTVRGLTVSYGNKPAVFSVDASIPAGSMTAIIGPNGAGKSTFLKGTLGVIPRLSGEIRIFGKPFHEARDRVAYVPQRASVDWDFPARVIDVVLMGLYGSVGLFRFWRARHREQAMECLDRVGMADFATRQIGQLSGGQQQRVFLARALAQNAEFYLLDEPFAGVDAATERAIVAVLKDLKSEGRTVVCVHHDLSTVAEYFDRVLLINVRRIAEGPVDTTFTAANLQETYGGRLATTHIDELRLA from the coding sequence ATGAGCAACGCAGAACTGATTGCAGAAGCCGGAAAGATCGTTGATGTCGCCGCCAAGGACGCACCACTGACGGTGCGTGGTCTTACGGTATCCTATGGCAACAAACCGGCGGTTTTTTCCGTCGATGCCTCTATCCCGGCGGGTTCCATGACTGCGATTATCGGGCCGAACGGGGCGGGTAAGTCGACCTTTCTCAAAGGGACGCTTGGCGTTATCCCCCGACTGTCTGGCGAAATCCGTATTTTCGGCAAACCATTTCACGAGGCACGCGACCGGGTGGCCTATGTCCCCCAACGCGCCAGTGTGGACTGGGACTTTCCCGCCCGCGTCATCGATGTTGTCCTGATGGGGCTTTATGGCTCGGTCGGGCTGTTTCGGTTCTGGCGCGCACGCCACCGCGAACAGGCCATGGAATGTCTTGATCGCGTCGGCATGGCCGATTTCGCCACCCGGCAGATCGGGCAGCTTTCCGGCGGTCAGCAGCAACGCGTCTTCCTTGCGCGCGCACTGGCACAGAATGCCGAATTTTACCTGCTGGACGAACCCTTTGCCGGGGTCGATGCCGCAACCGAACGCGCCATTGTTGCCGTGCTGAAGGATCTGAAATCCGAAGGCCGAACCGTTGTTTGCGTGCATCACGACCTTTCGACCGTTGCCGAGTATTTTGACCGCGTGCTTCTGATCAATGTGCGCCGTATCGCCGAAGGCCCGGTCGACACCACCTTTACCGCCGCCAATTTGCAGGAAACCTATGGCGGGCGACTGGCGACCACGCATATCGATGAATTGCGTCTTGCCTGA
- a CDS encoding metal ABC transporter permease, with protein sequence MSFLDYFISALFLQAGYNSALVAIGAGLLGLAGGGAGAFIFLRKRALVSDAISHATLPGVGIAFMLMVALGGDGRWLPGLIIGSAISSGIGLLMVEWITRQTRLTEDAAIGAVLSVFFGLGIVLLTIIQTMSSGRQAGLENFLLGSTAGMLISEATTIAIAGALATAFVFMLRRPMTLVAFDPEYAATTGINVRHIDLAMMGLALIVTVIGLKIVGLILIVALLIIPPVTARFWTNQVGPMIGIAAAIGGLSGYVGAVLSAAVTSLPTGPIIVLVAFGFFVISALFSPLRGGLASALRHWRFQRRVHRRQGLLALARREPIYDGFTLRILRHSGMIRRDGVATLRGKTASQKAARDEARWAMARRILPDDSAIERYDGLTPIEDMMTQDQIDEIDRVIAEQTGAPA encoded by the coding sequence ATGAGTTTTCTTGATTACTTCATAAGCGCCCTGTTCCTGCAGGCCGGATATAACAGCGCCCTTGTCGCGATTGGGGCCGGGTTGCTTGGCCTTGCCGGGGGTGGCGCCGGTGCGTTCATTTTCCTGCGCAAACGCGCCCTTGTTTCCGATGCGATCAGTCACGCCACCCTGCCTGGTGTCGGCATTGCGTTCATGTTGATGGTGGCCCTTGGCGGAGATGGGCGCTGGTTGCCCGGCCTGATCATCGGATCGGCAATTTCATCAGGCATCGGGCTTTTGATGGTCGAATGGATCACGCGCCAGACCCGCCTGACCGAGGATGCCGCAATCGGGGCGGTTCTGTCGGTGTTTTTCGGGCTTGGCATTGTTCTTCTGACGATTATTCAAACCATGTCGTCGGGACGTCAGGCCGGGCTTGAAAACTTCCTGCTGGGATCGACAGCCGGCATGCTGATCAGCGAGGCGACCACAATCGCCATCGCCGGAGCCCTTGCCACCGCCTTTGTTTTCATGCTGCGCCGTCCGATGACTCTGGTGGCGTTTGATCCGGAATATGCTGCAACAACCGGCATCAATGTCCGTCACATTGATCTGGCCATGATGGGGCTGGCGCTGATTGTCACCGTGATCGGGCTCAAGATTGTCGGTCTGATCCTGATTGTTGCCCTGCTGATCATTCCGCCAGTCACGGCACGGTTCTGGACCAATCAGGTCGGACCGATGATCGGCATCGCAGCCGCCATTGGCGGGCTTTCGGGTTATGTCGGTGCGGTGCTGTCGGCGGCTGTGACATCCCTTCCGACCGGCCCGATCATTGTTCTGGTGGCGTTCGGGTTCTTTGTCATCTCTGCCCTGTTTTCACCGCTTCGTGGCGGTCTGGCATCGGCGCTGCGTCATTGGCGGTTCCAGCGACGCGTGCACCGTCGACAGGGGCTTCTGGCACTGGCACGGCGCGAACCGATCTATGACGGATTTACCCTTCGTATCCTTCGTCATTCGGGCATGATCCGGCGTGACGGTGTGGCAACATTGCGCGGTAAAACCGCATCGCAAAAAGCCGCCCGGGACGAAGCGCGCTGGGCGATGGCGCGGCGCATCCTGCCCGATGATTCCGCCATCGAACGTTATGACGGACTGACCCCGATCGAAGACATGATGACACAGGATCAGATCGATGAAATCGACCGCGTGATTGCCGAACAGACCGGAGCCCCCGCATGA
- a CDS encoding metal ABC transporter permease, producing MIDSLITALGAEFVQLSLTPIVIGILGAVACALPGNFLLLRRQALIGDAISHVVLPGIVAAFLVTGTITAVPMMIGAGCAAIVAVILIEIVKRLGRVEPGAAMGLVFTTLFAAGVLFLEMTDTSSVHIDVQHALLGNLESLIWFDAEGWQSLLDPLALATLPPQLPRLAVVLVGIVLFITLFWKELKISTFDAAFAEAIGIRTRVLGFALVVVTAIAAVAAFDAVGSIIVIAMFVCPPAAARLMTNQLGRQIGWSVTFAVISAILGYVFAGYGPGWFGSPYAVSAAGMIATISGIILLLACLFGPQRKRTGQRAEA from the coding sequence ATGATCGACAGTCTGATTACCGCCCTAGGTGCTGAATTCGTGCAGCTCAGCCTGACGCCGATTGTGATCGGTATTCTGGGCGCGGTTGCCTGTGCCCTGCCCGGAAACTTCCTGTTGCTGCGTCGTCAGGCCCTGATCGGGGATGCGATCAGTCACGTGGTTTTGCCCGGGATTGTTGCGGCCTTTCTGGTCACCGGCACCATCACGGCGGTCCCGATGATGATCGGGGCCGGTTGTGCGGCAATCGTTGCCGTCATTCTGATTGAGATCGTCAAACGGTTGGGCCGGGTCGAACCGGGCGCGGCCATGGGGCTGGTTTTCACCACCCTGTTTGCCGCCGGTGTCCTGTTTCTGGAAATGACAGACACCAGTTCGGTGCATATCGATGTGCAGCACGCGCTTTTGGGGAATCTTGAAAGCCTGATCTGGTTTGATGCCGAAGGCTGGCAATCGTTGCTTGACCCGCTGGCACTGGCAACCCTGCCACCGCAATTGCCACGTCTGGCGGTCGTTCTTGTGGGGATCGTGCTGTTCATCACGCTGTTCTGGAAAGAACTGAAAATATCGACCTTTGATGCCGCCTTTGCCGAGGCGATCGGCATTCGCACCCGTGTTCTTGGATTTGCACTTGTCGTGGTAACGGCGATTGCCGCGGTTGCGGCCTTTGACGCGGTCGGGTCGATCATTGTGATTGCGATGTTTGTCTGCCCGCCTGCCGCCGCCCGCCTGATGACCAATCAGCTTGGCCGGCAGATCGGCTGGAGCGTCACCTTTGCCGTGATCTCGGCAATTCTGGGTTATGTCTTTGCCGGATATGGCCCCGGCTGGTTCGGGTCGCCCTATGCGGTCAGTGCGGCTGGCATGATCGCCACGATTTCCGGCATTATCCTGTTGCTGGCCTGCCTGTTCGGGCCACAGCGCAAACGTACCGGCCAGCGCGCCGAAGCGTAA
- a CDS encoding siderophore-interacting protein, with protein MPPVIATESHLMSVKSDSPLIAKTRVVLSGSVDAANAVAAYYAEHDCDVTNDDNGAKISLSVGHLILRPGEKHLDIEVGSKSEAGVAQMKAALIAILQSIVPEADLDCRWKGAGESNGKLPNFRELRVIGVTDLSSHMRRLRLAGDDLEFYDGDGIHMRLLIPPRGVVEPQWPTLAPNGMVIWPEGENAVAPRVYTIRRIDATAGWIEVDFVMHGDNGPGSAFALNAQPGDRIGMTGPLGGELPDADWFLFAGDETALPAIGRYLEELPEHASGHAVIEVETSADIIDLATKSRIAIEWVCRDLHPTSDASPIRDAVSRIEVPKDATRVYCWAGVEQASYKSIHQMWRKEAGLDRDQCLAMTFWRKTA; from the coding sequence ATGCCGCCCGTCATCGCCACCGAAAGCCACCTTATGTCTGTAAAATCCGATAGCCCCCTGATTGCCAAAACCCGTGTCGTGCTGTCCGGCAGTGTTGATGCCGCAAATGCGGTTGCGGCTTATTATGCCGAACACGACTGCGATGTGACGAATGATGACAACGGAGCGAAGATTTCCCTGTCGGTCGGGCATCTGATTTTGCGGCCCGGTGAAAAGCACCTTGATATCGAAGTCGGATCAAAAAGCGAGGCCGGTGTTGCTCAGATGAAGGCAGCACTTATCGCCATCCTGCAAAGCATCGTGCCTGAAGCCGATCTTGACTGTCGCTGGAAGGGGGCGGGGGAAAGCAATGGCAAGCTGCCGAACTTCCGAGAACTTCGCGTCATCGGGGTGACGGACCTGTCATCGCATATGCGCCGGTTGCGGCTTGCGGGCGATGATCTGGAATTTTACGACGGCGATGGCATTCACATGCGCCTTTTGATCCCGCCGCGTGGTGTGGTCGAACCGCAATGGCCGACCTTGGCTCCCAATGGCATGGTGATCTGGCCCGAAGGCGAAAATGCTGTAGCGCCGCGGGTTTATACCATCCGCCGGATCGATGCCACGGCAGGATGGATCGAAGTCGACTTTGTCATGCATGGCGATAATGGGCCCGGTTCGGCCTTTGCGCTCAATGCGCAACCGGGTGACCGGATCGGCATGACCGGGCCGCTGGGCGGGGAATTGCCCGATGCCGACTGGTTCCTGTTTGCCGGGGACGAAACAGCCCTTCCGGCGATTGGCCGTTATCTTGAAGAACTGCCTGAACATGCCAGCGGTCATGCGGTGATCGAGGTGGAAACCTCGGCCGATATCATTGACCTGGCAACCAAAAGCCGGATCGCGATTGAATGGGTGTGCCGGGATCTGCATCCAACATCTGATGCCAGCCCTATCCGCGATGCGGTCAGCCGCATCGAAGTTCCCAAGGATGCAACCCGTGTCTATTGCTGGGCCGGGGTGGAGCAGGCGAGCTATAAATCCATCCATCAGATGTGGCGCAAGGAAGCCGGCCTTGACCGTGATCAGTGTCTCGCCATGACCTTCTGGCGCAAGACGGCCTGA
- a CDS encoding GNAT family N-acetyltransferase encodes MTDKIRRLKSFEFATAVDWAAQEGWNPGFSDADAFFNTDPLGFWGAFDKQGLAAVISAVHYNSDYGFVGFYICRPDRRGEGLGLRLWETVLSETVAKTIGLDGVVDQQENYRKSGFELAHRNLRFGGVVSASTPQADDLFELLINDIAIIDAFEQTCNLFPESRIEFLRGWISGEKHTALALRGPMGLRGYGVIRPCRTGHKVGPLFADNIDDARSLFHALLATRKDQDQPVYLDIPDGNEAARVLVEEHGMQAEFETARMYRGKAPELNLGMTFGITSFELG; translated from the coding sequence ATGACCGATAAAATCCGCCGCCTGAAATCCTTTGAATTTGCCACTGCCGTTGACTGGGCCGCACAGGAAGGCTGGAATCCGGGATTCTCGGATGCGGATGCGTTTTTCAATACCGATCCGCTGGGATTCTGGGGCGCGTTTGACAAGCAGGGACTGGCAGCAGTGATTTCAGCCGTGCATTACAATTCGGATTACGGATTTGTCGGCTTTTACATCTGCCGCCCGGATCGCCGCGGCGAAGGTCTTGGTTTACGTCTTTGGGAAACCGTGCTGAGCGAGACGGTTGCCAAGACAATCGGTCTTGATGGCGTTGTCGATCAGCAGGAAAACTATCGCAAATCCGGCTTTGAGTTGGCCCATCGCAATTTGCGTTTTGGTGGTGTGGTAAGCGCATCAACCCCGCAAGCCGATGATCTTTTTGAACTTCTGATCAATGATATCGCGATCATTGACGCGTTCGAACAGACCTGTAACCTGTTCCCCGAAAGCCGGATAGAGTTTCTGCGCGGCTGGATTTCGGGGGAAAAACATACCGCATTGGCCCTTCGCGGGCCGATGGGTTTACGCGGCTATGGCGTGATCCGGCCGTGCCGTACCGGGCATAAGGTCGGGCCGCTTTTTGCCGACAATATCGACGATGCCCGCAGCCTGTTCCATGCCCTGCTTGCCACCCGCAAGGATCAGGACCAGCCGGTCTATCTTGATATTCCCGATGGTAATGAGGCTGCACGTGTACTCGTTGAAGAACACGGCATGCAGGCCGAATTTGAAACCGCGCGCATGTATCGCGGCAAAGCCCCCGAACTGAACCTTGGAATGACGTTTGGCATTACATCGTTTGAATTAGGCTGA
- a CDS encoding motility protein A, giving the protein MDIATLIGIVAGMGVIFGAILMGGSLDAFVDLPSIMVVFGGTAAATLIKFPMRDVIKSLKIGIRIAFKNPKEDPLSIYEKAIELSTLVRKNGLLGLENVEIENDIMARGIRMCVDGHSGEVIRSSISSEVEKSIQNDELGELMFRGIGDTAPAFGMIGTLVGLVQMLANLSDPDAIGPAMAIAMLTTFYGAVLANLIALPVADKLALKVEQLKSTKQLIIESVVQIQSSQSPMVMKEILGPYLPGGIPKDAEGEGGE; this is encoded by the coding sequence ATGGATATTGCAACACTTATCGGGATCGTCGCCGGTATGGGCGTTATCTTTGGCGCCATCCTTATGGGTGGCAGCCTGGATGCCTTTGTCGATCTACCATCGATCATGGTTGTTTTTGGTGGCACGGCGGCGGCAACGCTGATCAAGTTTCCGATGCGCGATGTGATCAAGTCGTTGAAGATCGGGATCAGGATCGCCTTCAAAAACCCCAAGGAAGATCCGCTGTCGATCTACGAGAAGGCAATCGAACTTTCCACTTTGGTTCGCAAGAACGGCTTGCTTGGTCTTGAGAATGTCGAGATTGAAAACGACATCATGGCGCGCGGCATTCGCATGTGCGTGGATGGTCACAGCGGCGAAGTCATTCGAAGCTCGATATCGAGCGAGGTCGAAAAATCGATCCAGAATGACGAACTTGGTGAACTGATGTTCCGTGGCATTGGTGATACGGCCCCGGCATTTGGCATGATCGGAACCCTGGTCGGTCTGGTACAGATGCTGGCCAACCTTTCGGACCCCGATGCCATCGGCCCGGCGATGGCGATTGCGATGCTGACGACATTCTATGGTGCGGTTCTGGCCAACCTGATTGCGCTTCCGGTGGCTGACAAGCTGGCCCTTAAAGTCGAACAGCTTAAAAGCACCAAGCAACTGATTATTGAATCGGTGGTGCAGATACAGTCCAGCCAGAGCCCGATGGTCATGAAGGAAATTCTTGGGCCTTATTTGCCAGGTGGCATTCCCAAGGATGCCGAAGGCGAAGGTGGAGAATAA
- a CDS encoding OmpA family protein: MAKKPAAGAPAWMATFADLMSLLLVLFVLLLTFAEMDVIKYKQIAGSVKAAFGFSKQDELAGVVELDGSILGKALKQPTPDTPRVVSNIPPVETPEVEIKEGDSKAEKAEALEETLETVLDKMGMADEIGVERKDGDVIVRFPNEIAFPSGSSGMTPEFAAILNRLVPVINQTEGQVIVSGHTDNIPVSSNSPYISNWDLSAARATSVLHYMIDQNGTDPIRMVVQGRGDSRPIADNSTAEGRAQNRRVEITIEMIDDTGDNGSPAKFSPTGKTPSGGETPGTASESTAPDIPPVERRRSFSIPGNQ, encoded by the coding sequence ATGGCAAAGAAACCGGCAGCAGGAGCACCCGCATGGATGGCGACATTCGCCGATCTCATGTCATTGCTGCTTGTGCTTTTCGTGCTGTTGCTGACCTTTGCCGAAATGGATGTCATCAAATACAAACAGATTGCCGGATCGGTTAAAGCCGCCTTTGGTTTTTCCAAACAGGATGAACTGGCCGGTGTTGTCGAACTGGATGGCTCGATCCTTGGCAAGGCATTGAAACAACCAACCCCTGATACCCCACGCGTTGTTTCCAACATCCCCCCGGTCGAAACGCCCGAGGTCGAGATAAAGGAAGGCGACAGCAAGGCTGAAAAAGCCGAGGCACTCGAAGAAACGCTTGAAACCGTGCTTGATAAAATGGGTATGGCCGACGAAATCGGGGTCGAGCGGAAAGATGGTGACGTTATCGTCCGCTTCCCCAATGAAATCGCCTTTCCATCCGGCTCTTCGGGGATGACCCCGGAATTTGCAGCAATTCTGAACCGTCTGGTGCCCGTCATCAATCAGACCGAAGGCCAGGTTATAGTTTCCGGCCACACCGATAATATTCCGGTATCATCAAATTCGCCCTATATCTCGAACTGGGATTTATCGGCGGCGCGTGCGACATCGGTTTTGCATTACATGATTGATCAAAACGGCACCGATCCGATCCGAATGGTCGTTCAGGGACGCGGCGACAGCCGCCCGATTGCCGATAACAGTACGGCCGAAGGTCGCGCACAAAACCGGCGTGTTGAAATCACCATTGAGATGATCGACGATACAGGGGACAATGGTAGCCCAGCTAAATTCTCCCCGACCGGAAAGACACCGTCCGGCGGAGAAACCCCGGGAACAGCAAGCGAAAGCACCGCCCCGGATATTCCGCCGGTGGAACGACGTCGAAGCTTTTCCATACCGGGCAATCAGTAA